The genome window TGCCTATGGGCTACTCATGCctttcatctctcttttcttctttccagtCGTCTTTTTTGCATACAAACCTTCAGCCTAATCCCCCAATTTGACGATTTTTTCAACATGTCCGCCAGTTCAAGCGCCAAAGCAAATCAGGGGGACTCCGATGGCTCATGGGAATATGCCCCCAATTATCCAAGgtccccaccaccaccgctGCCTCTTCCAACCTCCTCCGCAAGCGAGGGGGACTCCGATGATCCCGCTGTGGAAATAAATGATATGAAGAACAAACTGGACACAACTCTTCCTTGGTCCATTATTGGACTCAAAAGTGTGTCGGAGCTGAGCAGAAGTTGGCTTATTTGACTCGGCAAGTTAACAAAGCCCGTTACAGAAAAGAGAAGCAGAGAATTCATGCCCAAAGAAGAAAGCACACAGCAGAGGATTTGCATATGACAGAGAAGGATGCTATGTACGAATCTTTGAGCATCCACAAAGGAGGCGACAACCAAGGCCAGGCAATGTATGTGGCTTTCAACCAAGGTTTTGAGAAATTCCGACGGTTCGTTGTAGATGTCCACAAAGATATTGACTGGGATGCCATAACCCCGTCTGCTGCACAGGAAATCATCTCCAGCGGTGCACACCCAATAGAGCAAGGCCACCAACCAGTAAAAGGCAATGATAATGACTGGTGATAGCCATATCAATCCATAGGCAATCCCTTAGcagttgtttgtttttgttaatgcCCGATCTGCGTTAGTGTTTAAATGTGAATGCCCAATCTGGGTTAGTGTTTAAATGTGCATGCACGATCTAGGTTATTGTTTTAATGTTAATGCCCGATCATGCTTACGTGcaacttattattttgttttacacTACTATCAAACCTAGAGTTCAATCACAGTTTGATCACTAACTTCCGGATTAGAAGCGTTCATTTCATAATAGTGCtcacaattttttgtttaattcattgTCGGTGGGGAGACAATTTGTTTCAAGATTCTCTGACATAGATATTCGTTGGTTGAGACTTTACAGAGACATAGTGATTGTTTCAAGATTCTCTTAGTCACAGTTTCAAGATTCCCTTtgatattttcatattcattGCAACCATTGCAAATTTGTGTAGAAAACCCCTTGCATGATTCCCCCAAactcgttctccttcaagcAAGGGCTTCAGGTTCTGAAAATCTCAAACCCCAGAGGACATCCGGGACATCCACCTTCAACAAAAGATGGATCCAAAACTTCGAGTTACGAATTGAAAGCATGGTGCCGTTcatgacaaaaaaatatgtaaatagGTATCAATAATGTTAAAACTCCAGGACCATAAATGAAATCAAACTCTTCCAGATAGTTATGAGTTTAATAAACCATAGTCTAGTATCAATGGACATGAGGCATTTACCTAAGATTCACTAACGCTTCCAGATACTTTCAAAAACATGTAAATAAGTATCAATAAGTGCTCAAACTGCGGGACCATACGTGAAATCAAACTCTTGCATAAATGACTTTGTCATAGTAGGTTCACTGTCCTGCGTGCTCTGAGTGGGCTGCAAATTCTCACCAACTGGACCACCAAGTACTGTGTCGGAAGATGAAGAGCTGCCACatcaggaaaaaagaaaaaaagaaacatcaaCAACATAAATTTCAAAGCACAATATAACACATATTCACTTATGGGCTCGCAAGTTTTGGACAACTCCGTCTATCATGATCAGTCTTCCTACATTCAGTGCACCGACATTTATGTCGTTGCGCtgccttctctttttctcctttaactCTTTTCGCACGCCCTTTTACTTTCACTCGATGTGGATCTTTGATTCTGAGTTGGGGATAACTAGTTCTGACATCTCCATTGGGTTCTTCGACATGAGCTCTTGATGACACCAACCTTGTAAGCTTCCCACGAATGTCCTCAAAAGATTTTTCCAGCAACTCAAAACCTTCATCACACAACAAAGCCGAATCAATCAAATCACTTGCAACTTTGCAAACTTTCGATCTCTTAACCAAAAGCAAACCATCAACGCCATCGTTAACTTCTTTATGATTCTTATCATATATTACACTGCTTTTCACACTTTGAAGCCATCGTTTCAATATGTACTTGTCTGGCAAGTGCTCAACTTGCTTCATTCTTAAGAATGCTAGGATGTGTCTGCACGGAATACcccaaaattcaaatccttTGTAGCTACAATAAGCTTTATCGACATCTTTATCATGCACAAGTTCCTTCATCCGTGTCACCCTTGGATTTACCCTCTCACTCACTTTGTATTTGCAGTGCGTCTCATCTTCGTCTACAGGTTCGAACAAGCATAAAAGACTTCTAAAGTCTTCCCTCTCAAACATTTCCAGAATTTCCCGAGTGTAAATGCATCCCATTTGATGTTGCATTGGTGTTTGAAATGGCAGTGGAGGTTTTTCATTGTTATCAACATGATCAGCCATTAACTCCTTGTGTCTTTGTGAAGCAAGAGCTCTCTCAAAACATACAATGAATTCCATCAATGTGTTTTTCCGGTTAATATattgtttgaaaaatgaataacAGCTTTCGGCCCGTTGACTACTTGACATCCCAGCCGAAAACACATGTTTTACATATGATGGAACCCAATTCTCCCGCATAGCATGAATTGAGCTCAGCCACGCATGGTCTTGCAGCCCATTGTTTGTGATGATTTCCTCCCATTTTGCATcaaattcttctttcttgtcCATACTCCATATGCATTTTTTCATTTCCGaaaaacattctccaaagttgGGTTTCTCTGTAATCTTATTGAAGATATGCCATATGCAATATCTATGGAATGTTGTCAGGAGAGTTACAGCAATTGCCTTTGACATGGCTGCATCTTGATTAGTGATGATCATTTTGGGTGGCTCACCCAGCATGGCTTTCTTGAATTCCCCTAACAACCATACAAATGAATCCGTGGTTTCACCAATTAGGAATGCACAACCAAACAACACTGTCTGTCGATGATTACTAACGCCTAACAAAGGCACAAAGACCATCCCATAGCGGTTCGTGTTGAACGTCGTATCAAATACCACCACatctctaaaaaaacccaTAAGCTTGTCTTGACCTTGCATCTGACCAGAAAACATTACCCATCCTTCCTTCCGAATCTACCTCCATCTTGAAATAAAAGGATTCATTCTTTTCTTGCATAGCCATAAAATGCTCCTTAAGTAGCTCTGCATCATGGCCAATCACCTCTCCATGCACGTCCCTTAGATAATTATAGACATCTCTCTTAACAAACCCAACATTTTCCAATCCCCCTACTTGCACCTCAAGAAGGCTTAACTGTTTATGTACCGGAATATTAACTTTGCTCAAATCTGCACTATAGGCCTTTGTAGACTCTATTAAGTTATGGTGAGATCTCAATAGATGGACTTTATCAACTGTGGTCATGTCATGGTTGTGTACCTTATTGAATCCTACAACAATGTACTTATTCTTGTCTTTCACCTTCAATATCGCAAGTTTAGCCTTGCAACAATGTACTTAGTCTTCTCTTATGACTAACAATGCTTGTCAACACATACCCCTGTTTACAATATACATATTCCTTCCTCGTTACCTCCCCTGTCAGTGTGCACGTCCTCGTTGTAGAACACCAAATATCGAATCCGGCTTCCGCAGCATacatattataaaaattgaacaCATCATCACAGCAATCAAATTCAAGTCCCAATTTTGGTTTCAACTCTGACCTTACTTCCGGTGTCACCTGTCCTTCACACTCCATTTCACAGTTCTTGCAATTTAACCCTGAATTCACCACCATCATACCAACATTGGCACATGCTTTCAAAGagctttaatatatatatatatatatatatattaactaaCATATAACATGAAAATGATTCCCTGGTGAAATAGTAAAGACTGACATACAAACTAATGTAACTCATGCTTATGCCCAATAATAAACTTGACAAATACAGTGTAAAGAgcttcaaaatatatatattaactaaCATACGATATAAAAATGACTCTCTGGTGAAATATTCAAGACCAACATACAAAATTATGTAACTAATGCTTATGCCCAATAATAAACTTGACAAATACAGTATAAAGatctttaaaatatatacGTTAACTAACATATGATACGAAAATGATTCTCTGGTGAAATATTAAAGATCTACATACAAACTAATGTAACTTATGCTTATGCCCAATAATAAGCTTGACATATAGAGTATATCACTTACCTCGTGAGTCAtttccaacttcaaaatttcaacaaatatgACAATGTCGCCCTTTTAGATCCGGACGTCAACCCCAAacacttttcttcttcctcaaccCCTGTTTCAACCATGCTCAATGattgcaaaacaaaaagaacagcACAACAGTCGCAGTCACCAGTTTCCAACTCAAGATGTTGCTCAAGGATTGACGAATGTTCCGACTAGAAAGACCGAACCACAAAGATGATAATATAAAATACACGAACACTTTCTTTTGCCTGAATGAGAAACCAAGAAAAATGAGGGTTGATACTTCTGTGTTCTTCCTGGAATCGAATAAGGAATAACAGGGGCTCTTTCTCTTCAATGTTAGCAGAGCTGATAAAAAAATTGGCCACTTTGAACAAAACGAATAGCTGGATTGGAGGATACGTCTGTTTTGGAAGGGACGTCTGTTTCCGACTCGACGTTTTGGCAGGAGAAGAAGGCGACGTTCTAATACAACACTTACACTTACAATTGCTTTTGATATAGCCGTTAGATTAGATCCAATAGTGTTCTCACATAACATTCGTACATAAGCGTTCTTCATCACGCATTCTCAAGGCAACAACCCACATGGCCTTTCAACTTGCTAACTGAGGTCTTTTGTGACCTTTGGCTATTTTGTTTGCTTATTTTTATCTCGAGTCTCATTTTTTGTGCAGGTGGCTTTGGAACAAAAGGGAATAAAATCactttcttcttattttaaCGAGGTGGGTTCACCTCCACAggcttttattcttttttccttcttttacATTCAGCAAAACATAGTAAACCAAAGGTCTTGCTTTGCTCCAGCTGGATGCCTCACAGATTGGTGCCATTAACAGGTGtcttttaatttgattaagaCACCCAAGGATAAGAATCCTTGTCCAAGTGAGCATGAATTAAGCTCCTTGCTGATTTGGAACTCTTGGATCATTCAGTAAAGTAAACTTCTTGTCCATATAGGATGAGGCTATATGcgtttttcttataaaaaaataaaatacatgagtGTCAGCAAACAGCAACGAAACGAAAGACTTAATATTATTCTTCGTTTGCTTCTCTAGACTAGCACATAGCTTTGCTCAAGCCACATGTTGCaccataaaaaagaagaaacagattGTTTCTTCTCCTCTGAGATTTCATGTGGTAACCCACAAGCCATATcttcctgtttttttttcagttcCATGCTTGTATGGATTTTACAGAGATGACCTCCTTTTTGTTGACCTGTTGGCAGCAAGTGTTTCATGTGGAAGGCAATTCAATTGCCATGGGGGTCTTTTTGATTTGCTGAGGTGAGTCCTTGATTTCAAGGACCTGTTAGCTTGCCATAAAAGAATAAGTCCTCTTGCTttgtttctttgcttttttggACTTTCATGTGGTGGATCCCTCTTCTatgttttcttctgtttttctcCTTCACAAGGAAGGCTTTGTTCTAGACTCGGTGATGGAATCACCACATCATTGTCCAttcttgctttgctttttgCTTGTAGCCAAGTCAGACTTGGGGTTGTGACTTTCCCTTGTGACGGGTTTGAGATGGTTTCCACCATCATATGAGATCAATCCTTCCGAATAATTTTGGGTACTTTACACATCGCAATAACTTTTTTTGGATGCTTTAAACATCACCAAGAGAGAGGCCTTGCAGTGGATTTGTAAAGGTTTGCTCTGTATTTTTTTGTACAGCAGGAGCAAGGTCCAGCAGAAGCCATGGGAGCATGCTTTGCTCCGGTGTTGTTGCTTGCTTTTCTCTGCATTGCGTGACTCCTTTCCTCCTTCGGATGTTCCCCATTTTCTAGGCCTCTTGGTGGGTTCTCGCCTACATCATCGGCTATTCTTCCTTTGATGCTTGTTTGTGGCTTTGGATGCTCAAGGCATCTGTGAGAGAAATCTCACTGTGTTGCTGCCTTTAAGaacaaataacaaagaaaTTCATATGGAATTTCTTTATCTCGTGCTTTTCTGCTCTTAGTAGAAATCTGTCAGCAATTCATTTGCTCTTGTATGCACTTCTCTTCTGCCTTTGTGGCCTTgcagcctttttttttttctttttctctttgaagCCTTCTTACAGAGTGCTTGTGAATTGGATGTTGAGCAGATCCTAGAAGCATATGAGAGAAGCTGCACCTCATAGCAGATCAGGACTTGATCTCATAAATGATTGAAATCATCTTGGCTATCAATCCATAGTTGGATGTCGTGGAGATATTTGAGAGGAGATACGCCTTAGAGTAGATTCTTGACTTAATTTGTGATGATTGAAATCATCATAGCCAAGAATTCCGATGGGTTGATTGTACTGGATGTTGAGTGCTTCCTTGGAAGTCTTTGAGTAGAGCCTTGCCATAGAGAGATTCCTGACTATTTTTTTCATGATGATAGAAGTCACCATAGCCAGGAATCCTCTTATGTGTTTGCTCTTCCCCTTTTGTTCCTGTGGCTCTACCCTTCCCAGCGGTTGTTCTGTTCCCTGCCTCCCTTTCTTTGCTTCTAGGCGTCATGCCTCTTATAGAGGCTATATTATGACGAGTTTGAATTCAACTGATGACCACTTCTTAACTGAGATACTTAACTCTTAGTGTTTCATATCTAACCAAATACAtctcttttactttttatttatttatcatttattttttattgataagACTGCAGggacaaaaatttcaattatatccCAAGTCAAATTCCTGGCTGATTGCTTTTGTGAAAATTTCTCGTTCAACAACCACATTTTCCCacaaattttgtaaatatcacctataaatacatacttATTGCCCACTAATCGGGCAGGTAACACTTTTAGTCAGTTTTTGGTTCCTCTCTtagctctcttctctctctctctctctctctctctctctctctctctctctctctctctcctttccaCTAGCCTCTTCtcacgaagaagaagatcaagaacAACCTACAAAACCCACAGCTTTGCCCTCAAAACCcagttcttcctcttcctctctgttttcttctctaccCAAATCCAAACCCCAACTTCGTCTCTCTTCGAATCCCTTCTGCAacctaaacaaacccaaacaaaaccatCTTTTCTGAATATGACAGCATGTGTTGGCATTAGGTGGCCATTGTTTGAGCATTTTGGTCCAATTTTGGGGGGTTTTGAAGGGGTTTACATGCCCTCTTCAAGAACAGCTTCTCCAGAAAATGAATTGTTGGGAATATGTAAGTTTTGAtgttaaattgaatttgattactGAAATTGGAATTGTGATTGATTTCGTCTGTATTTTGTGTAGAAAGTGAAGTATTGggattgattttgtttgtctGAAACAACAaatgtgtttgttttttgtcaaTAGATTCTTGCATCTAGTATTGGGATTTTCTATGAACTTGTTATGATTATATCATAGTGAGGTAGCATTGTTGATTTCCTATTGcaattgtattgtcattttATTGCGGTTGTATGGTATTGTtgttatattgatttttttttttggttggtgttTTATTGATATGGGACTGTAATTTAATAAGAATATATGTTGACgtcatttttcttcatctGCTTGTGATTTGTGTACGAGTTGAGATTATTTACTTGGTTGAAGTGTTATTTACgatctgtctctctctctctctctctctctctctctctctctctctctctcttagttCTTCATGTTTTTCTCATCATTTATGTGTTAATTTAATGCATGGTATTGTTTTGGAAACATAATCATTGTCAATCTCATTGTTTCTATAAAAGATAGCTGTGaaatttcttctttcctttgttttaagatatttttgtttagaGAAAAAGAACTTTGCTTTTGTAATCTAAAAGACTAGGTACTCTTGGTGTGTGTTTTTTGATCTGCAAGATCCAGACTTTATGCATGTCAGTTTACTActtttgaacttgaactttGGCTGTCTAAAATTGGCATCAATGAGTTAATCGATCCTTGGCAAAAGAAAGCTGTCCTTTGGGCAAGCTTTGTTGAGATCGATATATTCTTAATACATATGTCATCCACCCTTTGCTTTCTAACCATTACCGAATTGGCCAACCACACAGGGTAGGTGGCCTCGATGATGAAGCCGATGGAACAAAGTTTGTCTACTTTGGTCTTCATGGCTTTGTACCATTCAGCATCGTACGACCTTTGCTTTTGGCGCACGAGTTTATGGCAGATGACAATGAGAGGGATACTGGGCATGTCGTCGTATGATCGTGAAGAAATTGGATGAAATCAGCTCGAAGGGCAGCAGTAAGGCTAGTGCTATCTTGACATGCTGATCAGGGTGGTTCTCGGGGAGAACTACCATTTTCGTATATTTAATCGGTTGGGCTTGCAGGGTTAGCGTTTCGTCTCTAGGATCATCAGGTCGTTCAGTGCAGTTGCCGTTCGGCATACTAGTCATAGAGAATGCTTTATTGGGGGCACTCTATGTGGTTGACCTAAGTGTCGTGGCATAACAAGTGTGTGCACTAAGCTGATCTCCTTTGATGGCTCCCGTTCTGTAGAAGGTAGGGAATTTCATGAGTAGCTTGTGGGGGGATGACGTTCGACCAATTACGACATTGTATGCCGTTGGTAGTCAACGATAAGAAATTAGTCATGTATCATAGTCTTGTGTAGCGCTGTGCCTAATGTCAAGGACAAGCTAACATTGCCGACCAGCTGAACCAAGTCTCCAGAAAAACTAAGAAGATGAGTGAGCTGCTGATTTATGTACATATTATTGATTATGAGTTCTCCGAAAGTATCGGCAAAAATAACATTGACCGAACTGCATATATCGACTAGGACTCACCCTACGTAGAAATTGGCACCCTCTGCTTGAATAATCATGGGATCGTCATGCGGGAAGAtgaactcttcttcttcatcctcgTAGAAAGTGATGGGTTCCCATTGGATCTTTGGCACCTTGTTCTGTCGTGCATTCTCAATGCCCAACACTTGGGGGGTAATGGGCAGCACAGACATAGCTCTTCATGGATCAATTGGATGTCCTAGCAAGGGTGGGGCCGCAGCTGATTGTACTAATCATGTTGATCTACCAATTAGGCACTAGAGTGGGTGCGTGTTGGGGGCCAAGGATATATTGATCTAGTTTGCCTTCCCAAATAAGGCACTTGATGATCTTCTTCAAACTAATACATTGTTTGGTATAGGGGCTGTTATGTTGGTAATACcaacaaattttttctttatcctTGTTATGCTGCTAATTAGGTTTTCGGTTAGCTTATTTGGGATTGATCTCTTTCTTGTTCACGAGGAGGGCTTCATATGTGGTGTTGAGCAAAGTAAAAACCTCCTGCCTTTGATCAAGGTTCATGTTAaactttcctttgtttttcttgtagGCCTCTTACAGAGGCTGAAGGTTATCCTTTCATTTACTGCCCGACTGATAAGTGTTACGTTTGTCGAGGGTAGAATATGGAGGCTTCTGTGCCGAGAACTTTTGTTGATCATAAACACCAGAATCTCCTTGCCGAGCCGAATGCTCGATTTTTGAGTTGAAGTATTTGGTTTTAGCATGAATGGAAGCTTGC of Prunus dulcis chromosome 4, ALMONDv2, whole genome shotgun sequence contains these proteins:
- the LOC117625606 gene encoding protein FAR1-RELATED SEQUENCE 5-like — protein: MFSGQMQGQDKLMGFFRDVVVFDTTFNTNRYGMVFVPLLGVSNHRQTVLFGCAFLIGETTDSFVWLLGEFKKAMLGEPPKMIITNQDAAMSKAIAVTLLTTFHRYCIWHIFNKITEKPNFGECFSEMKKCIWSMDKKEEFDAKWEEIITNNGLQDHAWLSSIHAMRENWVPSYVKHVFSAGMSSSQRAESCYSFFKQYINRKNTLMEFIVCFERALASQRHKELMADHVDNNEKPPLPFQTPMQHQMGCIYTREILEMFEREDFRSLLCLFEPVDEDETHCKYKVSERVNPRVTRMKELVHDKDVDKAYCSYKGFEFWGIPCRHILAFLRMKQVEHLPDKYILKRWLQSVKSSVIYDKNHKEVNDGVDGLLLVKRSKVCKVASDLIDSALLCDEGFELLEKSFEDIRGKLTSSSSSDTVLGGPVGENLQPTQSTQDSEPTMTKSFMQEFDFTYGPAV